One stretch of Chitinophaga pendula DNA includes these proteins:
- a CDS encoding outer membrane beta-barrel protein, giving the protein MRIYITVKQLLVVAVFIITSSGPAVAQDAEGAASINTGSNMAGFRRANDDDKYRSPVIFGIQGFWGKSKINDLKTTIMPEPFFIHYDMDELERPTWGLGMFVNYRDDEHPVFGGQLELGFSQQGSRLFFQNYDKQFNYTMDFRYNYFGGALLGQIYPFSYGQTLCGLKFGGGLQVDGVLGSENIFYKADGPGYDRTLFGADEEQQEQLRNVIKGKLNIGVVANIGYEFPAILNVIRLAVDVRYVFSTNDVVATHANSYNFIDNYNNSNSWQIRTFIYFKTKKDD; this is encoded by the coding sequence ATGCGAATATATATCACGGTAAAGCAGCTGTTGGTAGTGGCTGTATTCATTATTACAAGTAGCGGGCCGGCGGTGGCTCAAGATGCGGAAGGTGCAGCATCTATTAATACGGGCAGTAATATGGCCGGATTTAGGAGAGCAAATGACGATGACAAATACAGGTCACCCGTTATTTTCGGTATCCAGGGTTTCTGGGGGAAGTCAAAGATCAATGATCTAAAGACGACTATCATGCCTGAGCCATTTTTCATTCACTATGATATGGATGAATTGGAGCGGCCTACCTGGGGACTGGGTATGTTTGTTAATTACCGTGACGACGAGCATCCTGTATTTGGTGGTCAGCTGGAGTTAGGCTTTTCGCAGCAAGGTAGCCGGTTGTTCTTCCAAAACTATGATAAGCAATTTAACTATACGATGGACTTCCGGTATAATTATTTTGGCGGGGCACTGCTGGGGCAGATATATCCTTTTTCCTACGGGCAAACGCTCTGTGGTTTAAAATTTGGGGGAGGTTTGCAAGTAGATGGCGTCCTTGGTTCGGAGAATATCTTTTATAAAGCGGACGGTCCGGGATATGACCGGACGCTGTTTGGCGCGGATGAGGAACAACAGGAGCAATTGCGGAATGTGATAAAGGGCAAGTTGAATATTGGTGTGGTGGCTAACATAGGATATGAATTCCCTGCAATATTAAATGTGATACGTTTAGCCGTAGATGTGCGCTATGTATTCAGCACCAATGATGTTGTGGCTACCCATGCCAATTCTTATAATTTCATCGACAATTATAATAATAGTAACTCCTGGCAGATAAGGACCTTCATCTACTTTAAAACCAAAAAGGACGATTAG
- a CDS encoding ABC-F family ATP-binding cassette domain-containing protein — MLLALQDITFEFGARTIIEDSSWHIVPGDRVGLIGLNGTGKSTLLRIINGEYSISKGSINKIKNLSIGFFNQDLLSFETDANILDVGMMAFGEALKLEKDIERITHELEHSQTEELLHEFSDKLHAFEALDGYNIRHRTATVLEGLGFSTKDLERPYSEFSGGWRMRVLLARLILQQPDVLMLDEPTNHLDLPSIEWLEKYLQNYNGAVIIVSHDRFFLDKMVNKIVELYQLQLHHYAGNYEDYEREKDLRREMQQRAYENQQEYIRQQERFIERFKAKASKAAQAQSAMKRLDRLERVEQADSGPSKIRINFSVDKMPGKILCTLQDVSKNFGDNVILKHTGAEINRGDKVALIGANGKGKSTLLRIIAGTEPMSGERIPGHNVVTSFYAQHQLESLQLDNEILEELKSCGSGRSEMELRSLLGCFLFTGDDVFKKIRILSGGEKARVALAKTIISQANFLLLDEPTNHLDMNSVQMLIDALSKYEGSLVLVSHDRYFVSQTANKIWEIVDGEIKEFKGTYGEWEEWKKRQLANQQAAAAAQAAEAKRENQPAAKSAASTPAATPKGAINKEVQRELQKQQKQFQQIEGQLASLNARKAGLEAQMGDPAIYGDKQRFKQTEDEYQEVKKFLERTNQQYEQVFDKIMKLEAEMSN, encoded by the coding sequence ATGCTGTTAGCGTTGCAGGATATAACGTTTGAGTTTGGTGCAAGGACTATTATCGAGGATTCTTCCTGGCATATTGTGCCTGGTGACCGTGTGGGGCTTATTGGCCTGAACGGGACCGGTAAGTCTACCTTGCTGCGGATCATCAACGGTGAATATTCTATCTCTAAGGGGAGTATCAATAAAATCAAAAACCTTTCTATCGGGTTCTTTAACCAGGATCTTTTAAGTTTTGAGACGGACGCTAACATCCTGGATGTGGGGATGATGGCATTTGGGGAGGCTCTTAAGCTGGAGAAGGATATTGAGCGTATCACGCATGAGCTGGAGCATAGCCAGACGGAGGAATTGCTGCATGAATTCAGTGACAAGCTGCATGCTTTTGAGGCCCTGGACGGTTATAATATCCGGCATCGGACGGCCACCGTGCTGGAGGGGTTGGGTTTCAGTACGAAAGACCTGGAGCGTCCCTACAGTGAGTTTTCCGGAGGATGGCGTATGCGGGTGCTGCTGGCGAGATTGATATTACAGCAACCTGATGTATTGATGCTGGATGAACCGACGAACCACCTGGATCTACCCTCTATTGAATGGCTGGAGAAGTATTTGCAGAACTATAACGGAGCGGTGATTATCGTATCGCACGACCGGTTCTTCCTGGATAAGATGGTGAACAAGATCGTGGAGTTATACCAACTGCAGTTGCATCATTATGCCGGTAACTATGAGGACTATGAGCGGGAGAAGGATCTTCGCCGGGAGATGCAGCAGCGGGCTTATGAGAACCAGCAGGAGTATATCCGTCAGCAGGAGCGGTTTATAGAACGATTTAAGGCGAAGGCCAGTAAGGCGGCCCAGGCCCAGAGTGCGATGAAGCGTCTGGACAGGCTGGAGCGCGTGGAGCAGGCCGACAGTGGTCCTTCCAAGATCCGGATCAACTTCAGTGTGGACAAGATGCCTGGTAAGATACTTTGTACTTTACAGGATGTTTCCAAAAACTTTGGCGACAATGTCATTTTAAAACATACGGGTGCGGAGATCAACCGGGGTGACAAGGTGGCCCTGATCGGTGCCAACGGTAAAGGTAAATCTACCCTGCTGCGTATCATTGCGGGTACGGAACCTATGAGCGGAGAGCGTATCCCGGGGCATAACGTGGTAACCAGCTTTTATGCCCAGCATCAGCTGGAGAGCCTGCAGCTGGACAATGAGATACTGGAGGAGTTGAAAAGCTGTGGCAGTGGCCGCTCTGAGATGGAATTACGTTCTTTGCTGGGATGTTTCCTTTTCACCGGTGATGATGTGTTCAAAAAGATCCGTATCCTGTCGGGAGGTGAGAAAGCGCGGGTGGCTTTAGCTAAAACTATCATCAGCCAGGCTAACTTCCTGCTGTTGGATGAGCCGACGAACCACCTGGATATGAATTCCGTACAGATGCTGATCGATGCGTTGAGTAAATATGAGGGCTCTCTGGTCCTGGTATCGCATGACCGTTATTTTGTGAGTCAGACGGCTAATAAGATCTGGGAGATTGTAGACGGTGAGATCAAGGAATTCAAGGGTACGTACGGAGAGTGGGAAGAATGGAAGAAGAGGCAGTTGGCCAACCAACAAGCTGCAGCCGCGGCGCAGGCAGCGGAAGCCAAAAGGGAAAATCAACCTGCGGCCAAGTCAGCCGCCTCTACACCTGCTGCTACACCTAAAGGCGCCATCAATAAAGAAGTACAGCGTGAGTTGCAGAAACAGCAGAAGCAGTTTCAGCAGATAGAGGGACAGCTGGCCAGCCTGAATGCACGTAAGGCAGGGTTAGAAGCACAGATGGGAGATCCGGCTATTTACGGCGACAAACAACGTTTTAAGCAAACCGAGGATGAGTACCAGGAAGTGAAAAAATTCCTTGAGCGTACCAATCAGCAATATGAGCAGGTATTTGATAAAATCATGAAACTGGAAGCTGAGATGAGCAACTAG
- a CDS encoding DUF3347 domain-containing protein has protein sequence MTKIASRCLLALWLMAAIACQQQPAPADNSAADTTILKAPYADVFYDSLQLVIADYYTLSSALVKADTNAANAAALTLRQHLDSLPLGLLQVDSSRLSVIRENTGSISAEVAGLLLEKTLDNKRASFEMISDLLFDLVKTTGIKGKTIYRQYCPMAFNNKGAYWLSDTTEVLNPYFGDKMLHCGEVTDTLHY, from the coding sequence ATGACTAAAATAGCCAGCAGATGCCTGCTCGCCCTGTGGCTGATGGCCGCCATAGCCTGCCAGCAACAGCCAGCCCCGGCAGACAACTCTGCCGCCGATACTACCATACTGAAAGCGCCCTATGCCGACGTGTTTTACGATAGCCTCCAACTCGTCATAGCAGATTATTATACCCTCAGCAGCGCCCTGGTGAAAGCAGATACCAATGCCGCCAATGCCGCCGCCCTCACCCTCCGGCAACACCTCGATAGCCTCCCCCTCGGCCTCCTCCAGGTAGACTCCAGCCGCCTGTCCGTCATCCGGGAAAATACCGGCAGCATCAGCGCCGAAGTAGCAGGACTCCTCCTCGAAAAAACACTGGACAACAAACGCGCCTCCTTCGAAATGATCTCCGACCTCCTCTTTGACCTGGTCAAAACAACCGGGATCAAAGGAAAAACCATCTACCGCCAATATTGTCCCATGGCATTCAATAACAAAGGGGCCTACTGGCTCAGCGATACCACCGAAGTACTCAACCCGTACTTCGGCGATAAAATGCTCCACTGCGGAGAAGTAACAGATACCTTACACTACTGA
- a CDS encoding GH92 family glycosyl hydrolase, producing MIGYEPPKDWRPWSGLTFPGSALPNAMVQLSPITKYGSGAGYEYEDDTILGFTHTNKGHWNLCNIPLMPLSNASKPFKSRFRHQNEQAAPGYYQVYLDDYKVNVQLTSTLRAGYHKYEYTNSKDRQILFDLAKSNNRIREWKIEQVNDHTIQGYQQPGERVYFYAELNTPIAKLDKVEEGQQTGYAIVQLADGNNPVELKIGISYVSIANAKQNLEKEINSKRFETVRNEATQIWEKTLSAIQLKGGTEKQQTMLYSSLYRSLLWPALRSDVNKEYTDAKGQVVKADFNYYTEPSLWDTYRNKDVLLGLISPDVALDVIKSMKDVGEKTGFIPTFFHGDHGASSIAGAYLRGIDNFDIAATYKLLLRNANMEPGARAHIREYIEKGYIADPDVPNPHVETKAAAGVSKTLEYAYDDYSLAQIAKKLGDTANYRILMARSQNYRNMFDPGTRFMRGRLADGSWITSFNPQYPYYEYMYREANAWQISFFAPHDMPGLISLYGGPAAFESKLDSLFTIPWNPQYIARNVESFIGQYCHGNQPDHEAPFSYYFINKPEKSQQIIDTILNTFYGIGNPDIALCGMDDAGEMSAWYVLSAVGLYTFSATDPEYLVSVPLFDEVKWRTNTGKLLTITHKGTSRMLKDIKVNGKSIRGYFVSHDLFKKGGHIEVVTK from the coding sequence ATCATCGGGTATGAACCTCCCAAAGACTGGCGCCCCTGGTCGGGTTTGACCTTCCCGGGTAGCGCACTTCCCAATGCGATGGTACAGCTGAGCCCGATCACGAAATACGGATCAGGCGCTGGTTATGAGTATGAAGATGATACCATATTAGGATTCACGCATACCAACAAAGGCCATTGGAATCTCTGTAATATCCCATTAATGCCGTTGTCAAATGCCAGCAAACCATTTAAATCCAGGTTCCGTCATCAAAACGAACAGGCCGCACCAGGCTACTACCAGGTCTACCTGGACGACTACAAAGTAAACGTTCAACTGACCTCAACATTGAGAGCCGGTTATCATAAATATGAATATACCAACAGTAAAGACCGCCAGATACTCTTCGACCTGGCTAAATCCAATAACCGGATCAGGGAATGGAAAATAGAACAGGTAAATGATCATACTATTCAGGGATATCAACAACCCGGAGAACGCGTATACTTTTATGCAGAACTGAATACACCCATCGCAAAACTTGACAAAGTAGAGGAGGGGCAGCAGACGGGTTACGCAATCGTACAACTGGCAGATGGCAATAATCCGGTAGAATTAAAGATCGGTATCTCCTATGTAAGCATCGCCAATGCCAAACAAAACCTCGAAAAGGAAATTAACAGCAAGCGCTTTGAAACCGTTCGCAACGAGGCTACGCAGATATGGGAAAAAACCTTGTCGGCCATCCAACTGAAAGGAGGCACGGAAAAACAGCAAACGATGCTTTACTCCAGCCTGTACCGTTCCCTGCTCTGGCCCGCACTCCGCAGCGACGTAAATAAAGAATATACAGATGCCAAAGGCCAGGTGGTAAAGGCCGACTTTAACTATTATACAGAACCCTCTCTTTGGGATACTTACCGGAACAAGGATGTTCTATTAGGACTGATTTCCCCCGACGTGGCATTGGATGTAATTAAATCTATGAAAGACGTAGGAGAGAAGACGGGCTTTATTCCTACCTTCTTCCATGGCGACCATGGGGCTTCCTCCATTGCCGGCGCTTATCTGAGAGGTATTGACAACTTCGACATAGCTGCCACCTATAAATTATTGCTGAGAAATGCCAATATGGAGCCGGGTGCCCGCGCACACATCAGGGAATATATCGAAAAGGGATATATCGCTGACCCGGATGTTCCTAACCCACACGTAGAAACGAAGGCAGCTGCCGGCGTGTCCAAAACCCTGGAATACGCATACGACGACTATTCCCTGGCCCAAATAGCCAAAAAGCTTGGAGATACTGCTAACTACCGTATACTGATGGCCCGCTCCCAAAATTACCGGAACATGTTCGACCCGGGTACCCGTTTTATGCGTGGCCGCCTGGCAGATGGCAGCTGGATTACTTCTTTTAATCCACAATATCCATACTACGAATATATGTACCGGGAAGCCAATGCATGGCAGATATCTTTCTTCGCACCGCATGATATGCCAGGACTAATATCCCTCTACGGAGGCCCCGCCGCCTTCGAATCCAAGCTCGACTCCCTTTTCACCATCCCATGGAATCCGCAATACATTGCCCGCAATGTAGAAAGTTTTATTGGTCAGTATTGCCATGGTAACCAGCCGGATCATGAAGCGCCTTTCTCTTACTATTTTATCAATAAACCAGAGAAATCCCAGCAAATAATTGATACCATCCTCAATACCTTCTATGGCATCGGCAACCCGGACATTGCACTCTGCGGAATGGATGATGCAGGGGAGATGTCAGCCTGGTACGTACTAAGTGCCGTGGGGCTGTACACCTTTTCGGCCACCGATCCGGAATACCTGGTTTCAGTACCATTGTTCGATGAAGTGAAATGGCGAACAAACACAGGTAAGCTACTCACGATCACACATAAAGGAACGTCCAGGATGCTGAAGGATATTAAAGTGAACGGGAAATCAATCCGGGGGTACTTTGTATCACACGATCTTTTTAAGAAGGGTGGACATATTGAAGTAGTTACGAAATAA
- a CDS encoding TonB-dependent receptor: protein MSSITASAQQRVTISGYARDSTNGESLPGATIFIKGSDKGVQTNAYGFFSLTLPKGSYILVCSFLGFREQQQHIELKKDLHLNVRLAPASIQTREFVVTEKRKDEQVQSTDMGRIKMSTSEVKKLPALVGEVDVLRALQLMPGVQAAGEGNAGFYVRGGGPDQNLILLDEAPVYNTGHLFGFFSVFNADVISSTTLIKGGMPANYGGRLSSVVEVTMKDGNNQEFQTEGGIGLIASRLSIQGPIKKNRSSFIVSGRRTYVDLLVKPFAGKSSSFNGSGYYFYDLNLKANYTFSDKDRLYLSGYFGQDKFTFRSNTRGFGIQIPWGNTTATLRWNHVFSRRLFANLSLIYNDYKFAFNGRQNTFDIRMASGIRDYNVKLDLDYYLDPRHHIRLGGNYIYHRFTPSSLTASQKKTLLNPENAAVKYAHEAAAYIMDDWEISPSFKMNIGLRYSGFLQVGPYTRYSRDAGGKKTDSTVYGNGERVRAYGGLEPRMALRYTWNGKNALKLGVSRAHQFIHLVSNAGTTLPTDLWVPSSLGVKPQIAWQYALGYFRNLHNNTYEASVELYYKDMKNQIEYRKGYTPSLKDPEEDFVFGKGWAYGAEFLFNKTKGKLTGWIGYTLAWSWRQFPDLNEGRQFPAKYDRRHDLSVVANYALSKRWSLSGVFIFGSGNTTSLPEKFYFIEGNLVQEYGDINGYRMGPYHRLDLSATYTPQPRKPNRRLRSNWVFSVYNVYNHLNPYFLYFDQKGGVLQGSLQIKPKQVSLFPIIPSVTWNFKF from the coding sequence ATGTCCTCCATAACCGCATCCGCCCAGCAAAGGGTGACGATCAGTGGATATGCACGGGACAGCACCAATGGAGAATCCCTCCCCGGCGCTACCATCTTTATTAAAGGATCCGACAAAGGCGTTCAAACCAACGCCTACGGCTTTTTCTCGCTGACCCTTCCCAAGGGTAGCTATATATTGGTTTGCAGTTTCCTCGGCTTCCGGGAACAACAACAACACATCGAGCTTAAAAAAGACCTCCATCTTAATGTCCGGCTCGCGCCCGCCTCCATCCAGACAAGGGAATTTGTCGTCACCGAAAAACGAAAGGACGAACAGGTACAAAGTACCGACATGGGCCGTATTAAGATGAGTACCAGCGAGGTGAAAAAGCTACCGGCACTGGTGGGAGAGGTGGACGTACTGAGAGCCTTACAGCTCATGCCAGGTGTACAAGCTGCCGGCGAAGGCAACGCCGGGTTTTACGTCAGAGGAGGTGGGCCGGATCAAAACCTGATCCTGCTCGACGAAGCACCAGTCTATAATACCGGCCACCTGTTCGGTTTCTTCTCCGTATTTAACGCAGATGTCATCAGCAGCACCACGTTGATAAAAGGAGGGATGCCTGCTAATTACGGTGGACGCCTGTCTTCCGTCGTCGAGGTGACCATGAAAGATGGTAATAACCAGGAATTTCAAACCGAAGGGGGCATCGGATTGATCGCTTCCCGCTTGTCCATACAAGGTCCCATCAAAAAGAACAGATCCTCCTTTATCGTCTCCGGCAGACGTACCTACGTCGACTTGCTCGTAAAACCCTTCGCCGGCAAAAGCAGCTCCTTCAATGGCTCCGGATATTATTTCTACGATCTCAACCTGAAAGCCAACTACACCTTTTCCGATAAAGATCGCTTATACCTCAGCGGATACTTCGGGCAGGATAAATTCACCTTCCGTAGCAATACCCGTGGCTTCGGCATACAGATACCCTGGGGAAATACCACCGCCACCCTGCGGTGGAACCACGTATTCAGCAGAAGATTGTTTGCCAATCTCTCCCTGATATATAACGATTACAAGTTCGCTTTCAATGGGCGTCAGAATACCTTCGATATCCGCATGGCATCCGGCATCAGGGATTATAATGTCAAACTGGACCTGGACTACTACCTCGATCCACGACACCACATCCGGCTCGGAGGTAACTATATCTATCATCGCTTTACACCTTCATCGCTGACCGCCAGCCAGAAAAAGACCTTGTTGAATCCCGAAAATGCTGCCGTCAAATATGCACACGAAGCTGCCGCCTATATCATGGACGACTGGGAAATATCTCCGTCGTTTAAAATGAATATAGGACTTCGCTACAGCGGTTTCCTGCAGGTCGGCCCCTATACCCGCTACAGCAGAGACGCCGGTGGGAAAAAGACCGACAGCACCGTATATGGCAATGGAGAACGTGTTAGGGCATATGGAGGACTGGAGCCCAGGATGGCATTACGATACACCTGGAATGGCAAAAATGCACTCAAGTTGGGTGTCTCCCGCGCTCACCAGTTCATCCACCTCGTCAGCAACGCCGGTACCACACTACCTACCGACCTCTGGGTACCCAGTTCGCTGGGCGTCAAACCACAGATTGCCTGGCAGTACGCCCTGGGATACTTCCGCAACCTGCACAACAATACCTATGAAGCTTCCGTGGAATTGTATTACAAAGACATGAAGAACCAGATCGAATACCGGAAAGGATATACCCCCTCCCTGAAAGACCCCGAAGAAGATTTCGTGTTCGGCAAAGGCTGGGCCTATGGCGCCGAATTCCTGTTCAATAAAACCAAAGGAAAACTTACCGGTTGGATAGGATATACCCTGGCCTGGTCCTGGCGCCAGTTCCCCGATCTCAATGAAGGCCGTCAGTTCCCCGCGAAATATGACCGCCGGCATGATTTGTCAGTTGTCGCAAACTACGCGCTCAGCAAAAGATGGAGCCTCTCCGGAGTCTTCATATTTGGCTCAGGAAATACGACTTCGCTTCCCGAAAAATTTTACTTCATCGAGGGCAACCTCGTACAGGAATATGGCGATATCAATGGCTACCGGATGGGCCCCTATCACCGGCTGGACCTTTCCGCTACCTACACCCCGCAACCCCGCAAACCCAACCGGCGCTTACGTAGTAACTGGGTCTTCTCCGTCTATAATGTCTATAATCATCTGAACCCTTATTTCCTCTATTTCGATCAGAAAGGTGGTGTCCTGCAAGGCAGCTTGCAGATAAAACCCAAACAGGTATCCCTCTTTCCCATCATCCCCTCCGTCACCTGGAACTTTAAATTCTGA
- a CDS encoding DUF6929 family protein, giving the protein MIDNIHLKLIEDRHFKEIPAASGIEYLHHRFYITGDEATMVYCLDEQWRPAGNIRLRDNDGERLPKAEKQDWEAITVLEDDDSNPILLLLGSGSLSPQRDFAAVIHWSDGSPIVEQFALTSFYAQLVARGIRELNIEAAATLPDGLLLANRGHTGSRENHLILCAPPHIWQPSPEGNNSTLLITALHLPYGKEFAGISGMCYWPEKDWLFFTTSTETTASTYDDGEIGESMLGIIYQAKEAIRAAVVQADYLLPLTSVSPIFHQQKIESVCLVPGTDQCQLVLVADNDDGTSHFFRLSLVYP; this is encoded by the coding sequence ATGATCGACAATATCCACTTAAAACTGATAGAAGACAGGCATTTTAAAGAAATTCCCGCCGCTTCCGGTATAGAGTATCTGCATCATAGGTTCTATATAACTGGAGACGAAGCCACTATGGTGTATTGCCTCGATGAGCAATGGCGCCCTGCCGGTAATATCCGCCTGCGGGATAATGATGGCGAACGCCTGCCCAAAGCAGAAAAACAGGACTGGGAGGCCATCACCGTACTGGAAGACGACGACAGTAACCCTATATTACTCCTGCTGGGTTCCGGCTCCCTGTCCCCGCAACGGGACTTTGCCGCCGTCATCCACTGGTCAGACGGAAGTCCCATAGTAGAACAGTTTGCCTTAACCTCCTTCTATGCCCAACTGGTAGCCCGGGGCATCCGGGAATTGAACATCGAAGCCGCAGCAACCTTACCAGATGGTTTGTTGCTGGCCAACAGAGGCCATACCGGATCCCGTGAGAATCACCTGATCCTTTGTGCGCCCCCGCATATATGGCAACCATCCCCCGAAGGAAATAACAGCACCTTACTCATCACAGCCCTGCATCTGCCATATGGAAAAGAATTCGCCGGAATATCCGGCATGTGTTACTGGCCGGAAAAAGACTGGCTCTTCTTCACCACCTCGACAGAAACGACCGCCAGTACCTACGACGACGGCGAAATAGGAGAGAGCATGCTGGGAATCATCTATCAGGCAAAAGAGGCAATCAGGGCCGCTGTCGTACAGGCAGATTATCTGTTGCCCCTGACCTCCGTTTCCCCCATATTTCATCAGCAAAAGATCGAATCTGTATGCCTTGTACCAGGTACAGACCAATGCCAGCTGGTGCTGGTAGCCGATAATGACGATGGTACCAGCCACTTTTTTAGGTTATCACTTGTTTACCCATAG
- the thrS gene encoding threonine--tRNA ligase: MINITFPDGAVRQYESGVTALDVAKSISEGLARKVLSAKVNGQVVDATRPITQDSTLQLLTWVDTDGKATMWHSSAHLLAEALEALYPGVKFGIGPAIENGFYYDIDLGGRTISDDDLRQLETKMVELAKQNNEYLRKEVSKADALQFFTEKGDEYKLELINDLQDGTITFYTQGGFTDLCRGPHIPGTGFIKAIKLTNIAGAYWRGNEKNKMLTRIYGITFPSQKELDEYLTLLEEAKKRDHRKLGKELELFTFSEKVGLGLPLWLPKGAMLRERLQSFMQRAQLESGYLPVVTPHIGNKNLYITSGHYEKYGKDSFQAIHTPEEGEEFMLKPMNCPHHCEIYKASPKSYKDLPVRFAEFGTVYRYEQHGELHGLTRVRGFTQDDAHLFCRPDQVKEEFMKVIDLVLYVFSSLDFKDYVAQISLRDQEDRSKYIGSDENWNLAEQAIIESATEKGLKTVVEYGEAAFYGPKLDFMVKDALGRKWQLGTIQVDYNLPERFELEYIGADNQKHRPVMIHRAPFGSLERFIAVLIEHCAGKFPLWLTPTQVKILPISDKSQAYAEKVAELLKKAEIRAEIDERSEKIGKKIREAELAKVPYMLVLGEKEAADNKVAVRRQAKGDLGAMEIDQFISLVQDEVINRKPFE, encoded by the coding sequence ATGATCAATATTACATTTCCGGATGGCGCAGTTCGACAGTATGAATCAGGAGTAACTGCATTAGATGTCGCCAAGTCCATCAGCGAAGGACTGGCGAGAAAAGTATTGTCTGCAAAAGTGAACGGACAGGTGGTAGATGCCACCCGCCCCATCACGCAAGACAGCACCTTACAGTTACTGACGTGGGTAGATACGGATGGTAAAGCGACGATGTGGCACTCCTCCGCACACTTGCTGGCTGAAGCATTGGAAGCATTGTATCCGGGAGTGAAATTCGGTATAGGACCCGCTATCGAAAATGGTTTCTATTACGATATCGACCTTGGCGGCCGCACTATTTCCGATGACGACCTGCGTCAGCTCGAAACCAAAATGGTCGAACTGGCCAAACAGAATAACGAGTATCTGCGTAAAGAAGTCAGCAAAGCGGATGCCCTGCAATTTTTTACAGAAAAAGGCGACGAGTATAAACTGGAACTGATCAACGACCTCCAGGATGGTACCATCACTTTTTACACACAGGGTGGCTTTACCGACCTTTGCCGGGGACCCCACATCCCGGGCACTGGCTTTATCAAAGCCATCAAACTCACCAATATCGCAGGCGCCTATTGGAGAGGTAATGAGAAAAACAAGATGCTGACCCGCATCTATGGCATTACCTTCCCTAGCCAGAAAGAACTGGACGAATACCTGACATTGCTGGAAGAAGCCAAAAAACGCGATCACCGCAAGCTGGGTAAAGAACTGGAACTGTTCACCTTCTCCGAGAAAGTAGGATTAGGATTGCCATTATGGCTGCCCAAAGGAGCCATGCTGCGCGAACGCCTACAGTCCTTTATGCAACGCGCTCAGTTAGAAAGCGGATACCTGCCGGTGGTAACACCACATATAGGTAACAAAAACCTGTATATCACCTCCGGCCACTACGAAAAATATGGGAAAGATAGCTTCCAGGCCATCCATACACCGGAAGAAGGAGAGGAATTCATGCTCAAACCCATGAACTGCCCACACCACTGTGAAATATATAAAGCATCCCCCAAGTCTTACAAAGACCTGCCGGTACGTTTCGCAGAGTTTGGTACCGTGTACCGCTACGAACAACATGGTGAACTGCATGGCTTGACCCGCGTACGCGGATTTACCCAGGATGATGCCCACCTCTTCTGCCGCCCCGATCAGGTGAAAGAAGAGTTCATGAAAGTGATAGACCTGGTGCTGTACGTGTTCTCCAGCCTCGATTTTAAAGACTATGTAGCACAGATCTCCCTGCGTGACCAGGAAGACCGCAGCAAATACATCGGTAGCGACGAAAATTGGAACCTCGCAGAACAGGCCATTATCGAATCTGCCACCGAAAAAGGCCTGAAAACAGTCGTGGAATATGGAGAGGCAGCTTTCTATGGTCCAAAACTGGACTTTATGGTAAAAGATGCACTGGGTCGCAAATGGCAGCTCGGTACCATTCAGGTGGACTATAACCTGCCCGAACGTTTCGAACTGGAATACATCGGCGCCGACAACCAGAAGCACCGCCCCGTAATGATCCACCGCGCACCGTTCGGCTCCCTCGAGCGCTTCATCGCCGTACTGATCGAACACTGTGCCGGTAAGTTCCCCCTCTGGCTCACACCTACCCAGGTCAAGATCCTGCCCATCAGCGATAAAAGCCAGGCTTACGCAGAAAAAGTGGCCGAATTGTTAAAAAAAGCGGAAATTCGCGCTGAGATTGACGAAAGAAGCGAAAAGATCGGTAAAAAGATACGGGAAGCAGAACTGGCCAAAGTACCTTATATGCTCGTCCTGGGCGAAAAAGAAGCGGCTGACAATAAAGTAGCCGTACGCAGACAAGCAAAAGGGGACCTCGGCGCCATGGAAATAGACCAGTTCATCAGCCTGGTGCAGGATGAAGTGATTAATCGTAAACCGTTTGAATAA